ACTGAGTTATCCTGActtcctgttggtcctgactgggCCACCAAAGATCCTCTACTGAGTTATCCTGActtcctgttggtcctgactgggCCACCAAAGACCCTCTACTGAGTTATCCTGActtcctgttggtcctgactgggCCACCAAAGATCCTCTACTGAGTTATCCTGActtcctgttggtcctgactggCCACCAAAGATCCTCTACTGAGTTATCCTGActtcctgttggtcctgactgggCCACCAAAGATCCTCTACTGAGTTATCCTGACTTCCTGTTGGTCTTGACTGGGCCACCAAAGATCCTCTACTGAGTTATCCTGActtcctgttggtcctgactgggCCACCAAAGACCCTCTACTGAGTTATCCTGACTTCCTGATGGCCACCAAAGATCCTCTACTGAGTTATCCTGACTTCCTGATGGCCACCAAAGATCCTCTACTGAGTTATCCTGACTTCCTGATGGCCACCAAAGATCCTCTACTGAGTTATCCTGActtcctgttggtcctgactgggCCACCAAAGATCCTCTACTGAGTTATCCTGACTTCCTGATGGCCACCAAAGACCCTCTACTGAGTTATCCTGActtcctgttggtcctgactgggCCACCAAAGATCCTCTACTGAGTTATCCTGActtcctgttggtcctgactgggCCACCAAAGACCCTCTACTGAGTTATCCTGActtcctgttggtcctgactgggCCACCAAAGATCCTCTACTGAGTTATCCTGActtcctgttggtcctgactgggCCACCAAAGATCCTCTACTGAGTTATCCTGActtcctgttggtcctgactgggCCACCAAAGATCCTCTACTGAGTTATCCTGActtcctgttggtcctgactgggCCACCAAAGATCCTCTACTGAGTTATCCTGACTTCCTGATGGCCACCAAAGACCCTCTATTCCCATCAGGTACTGCAGCTCAATGACTATAGAGAAGAATGGGGCATGTTGAGCCATGTTGTACATTCAACATCACTACGTCAAGTGAAATATTACAttatttctaacaaagatatctacagtacatatatTTTAGGATATAGGATAtatatgtagcctagtggttagagcgttggactcgtaaccaaaaggttgtgagttcaaacccctgagctgacaaggtacaaatctgtcgttctgcccctgaacaggcagttaacccactgttcccaggccgtcattgaaaataagaatttgttcttaactgacttgcctggttaaataaaggtaaaatttaaaaaaaaactctagCTTTGAAGCTGTTCCAAAGGACTTCTACcattctctcacttcctctctcaacAACGTCAAGGGGAACCAGACCACTGCTTGTTTTACGTTTGTATACATGGGACAcaatgatgtctgctctgtgatAATACAAATGCACTATCGTGAGTTCATATACATGACATATCGCAAAAACATTATGCATAAAACTGACCAAATGTAATCAACAAAATATAATCATCATTTGTATGGGTTGTGGTGGctattggctcaacttaccccgaAGCAAACATATAGACAAACATAAAGCTGTGTTAatccacacagctacaaggatgcactttcctGCTAGGCTTTAGGACCTCATATTTGAGCCAGTttttcacagcaggaaaataacttGCAGCAACAGAAAAAgtgattataattaatggacatttttgcagCTGTTGATACATGTTTTATAcggaaatcaagtctgaaatgtaaAAAGCttaaaatgacaaacttcagaagccctttttaaacctcaaatacactccACTTTTTAAATGTCCTttcattgcaggaaagttctcctgaaACAgattgatcaaattaagatctgtaAAACAATCTTAAAactatctactttggtttagatacgaGCATCATGAAACACATTAATACAttcatttgacttggtgaaaatcattttttttaaatctaacttGCTTACCATCTTTTCCATGTGGTTTcatccttcacagactccatgaaataaCAATCcgttcctaaatatttggtcatgATTAATATGGTtggataaaaaaagaaaaaaagtgaCCTATTGGTATTGTGAGaaagagatatatggagagagagagagagagagagagtgtgtgtgtgtgtgtgtgtgtgtgtgtgtgtgtgtgtgtgtgtgtgtgtgtgtgtgtgtgtgtgtgtgtgtgtgtgtgtgtgtgtgtgtgtgtgtgtgtaagaaagagatagagggagaaagcagagaggagagtttttgaagagagagggtgtgttctgtgttctagccCACCTCCGCCAACCAATCGACTGTCACTAGCTATCGATGATGCACTGATGTGACTCGCATCTCAGTATAAAAGTTGAGCTTCACCCTTCAAACCAGTTCAGTCATCCCACAGACACTCCTAGGAAAACAAGCCAGCCTTCCTGGGAACAGAACCACATGGAGCACAGCAGTACAcattctcctcatctccctcgaTGCCTATCTCTGATCTCAGGATGTGGACTCTACTGCTTGGGGTTATTTTAGGACTTCTGGCACCTGTTCAGTCCGACCCGGTTCCTGGTGAGTAACAATTTATTACTGTCCCAGGAAACAAATTAGTGAAACCCTGCTCTTCGGCTCAGTTGGTAGTGTATGGTGCTTGCaaagccagggttgtgggttcaattcccagggCCATCCAAAAGTAAAAATGCATGAGAAATTGTGTTCACATTAAACAAGATCAGATATTATTGTTGGGGTTGCTTGTCACAGCCTGACAACCATCCCCATTGTAACAACATACCCAGTAAGCTAAATGATGTTGAAAAGATACCTAGAAGCCTTATTTTCCAGACATTGAAAAgacatctatgtttcacaagtttggacagcatgGTACAGTACAATGGAGTTTaattcagaacagtacagtccaatggagtttaattcagtacagtacagtacagtccaatggagtttaattcagtacagtacagtacaatggagtttaattcagaacagtacagtacagtccaatggagtttaattcagtacagtacagtggagtttaattcagtacagttcagtccaaTGGAGTTTAATTcagcacagtatagtacagtacaatggagtttaattcagtacagtacagtggagtTTAATTcagcacagtacagttcagtccaaTGGAGTTTAAttcagcagagtacagtacagtacagtccaatggagtttaattcagtacagtacagtacaatggagtttaattcagtacagtacagtacagtccaatGGAGTTTAGttcagcagagtacagtacagtccaaTGGAGTTgaattcagtacagtacagtacaatggagtttaattcagtacagtacagtacagtccaatGGAATTTAATTCAGCATGATACAGTACAGTTCAATGGAGTTTAAttcaccacagtacagtacagtccaatTTAATTCAGTACAGTAAATCTTTTTTTAACTTTCTTGAACAAAATGTATTTCTCTGAGTCATTGTGTTAGTATAAAACAAAATAATTTTAAAATGTTTGGGAGCAAAACATCCTCAGCTGGCCATTGGTTGTGTATTAATCTGAGTTATTAAAGCATCCTCAGCTGGCCATTGGTTGTGTATTAATCTGAGTTATTAAAGCATCCTCAGCTGGCCATTGGTTGTGTATTAATCTGAGTTATTAAGGCATCCTCAGCTGGCCATTGGTTGTGTATTAATCTGAGTTATTAATGCATCCTCAGCTGGCCATTGATTGTGTATTAATATTAATCTGTGTTATTAAAGCATCCTCAGCTGGCCATTGATTGTGTATTAATCTGAGTTATTAAAGCATCCTCAGCTGGCCATTGGTTGTGTATTAATCTGTGTTATTAAAGCATCCTCAGCTGGCCATTGATTGTGTATTAATCTGAGTTATTAAAGCATCCTCAGCTGGCCATTGATTGTGTATTAATCAGGGTTATTAAAGCATCACAAGCTGGCCATTGATTGTGTATTAATCTGTGTTATTAAAGCATCCTCAGCTGGCCATTGATTGTGCAGCCAAGTAAAATGGGTCACTGTCTAAGACCTCCTGTTGTATCTGAACACAGGCTTATGGAATTCAAGTAATCCTATCCTCGTCTGATGAGTCTGCACTTTTCTACTTCACTGGAGAGCCTCATTGTGTTTCAAACCTACCTGTACTCTAGCTCAGTGAAATCTGGGGGACCTATTCTTTACATGTTTAGTGCCTAagtccctcctccttccccctccccacgtagacaaacacacagcagtcTTTGTAGCAATTGCTGAGCTGTTCCAACAGGTGCATTAATGTGTATATCCTGAATTTCTGTGAAACCAAAGTGCTTTGGTGAGTTTCATACAAGCTTGGGTGAAAAGGGAGAAACCTCATACAGGTAAAACTGTTATTGGACAGGGAGAAACCTCATACAGGTAAAACTGTTATTGGACAGGGAGAAACCTCATACTGGATAATGTATTTGGTGTCACATTTTAAGAACAATGTCAAAGATAAGAGCAGTTACTTCTCCTTTTGTTTGAAAACAGTATTTAATGACAGTCAACATTCCATGAAACAGTTAAGCTTCTTTGGAGGATTCAACAAATACCTAAGGAAAGGGGTCAGAGATACGTTTGGGATTGGTAACAGTACCCCTGGTCAGCTCCCTAGTACCCCCTCTCGCCACAGTACACACTTAGAATTAGTGGTGACTTGAGGAACCCAGGAGATCCTCAAGGATCCCTGAGTTTCTCAAGGAACCATTGCTAGTCAATGGCTCATATTTGCACCTTTGTTTAGTTGAGGGGTTCTTGGTGGAACCTTTAACGTTTCAATGTAGCAACAGGTTCCAGTAGGAACCCTGGAGTGGAGGCGGAGCTTATTAGGGGTGTGGCTTTAAGATATATCTTGTTGGGTCACTGGTTTGAGTAAATGTCCTTCCTGTTCATCTGTTCTGTTATTCAAGGAAGCTTACAGAGGTGAATGACTTCCTCAGTCAAGAGCCTATGAAAATTGCAAAGTTGGAATAGTTACTACTTTATTATTATATTTAATCAGCAATGTTTATATTATTCATATTATATTAGAATATGCAATATGCATAAATATTGAAGGAACATTGAAATGTGCAGTGTCCAAGCTGAACATGGTGAATAGGAATGACATTTACTATAATGGGAGCCCCCCCAAAATGATCTGAAAGCCACACTTCCAATAATCCACGCCTCCAGTCTCCTCATTGGCTGCCACCTCTACAATATATTATTAAAAAGGTTCAAAATGGAACCCCTCCCATCACAAAAAGGTTCCGGTCGGGTTCTAATAACCTTTTGAACTGGAAAGGTCCTGCCGGTGTGGCAACCCAAAAGGTTCTTCCAGGCATCTTCACTGCTAAGAGTGCACCCCTGGTTAGCTCCATAGCACGCCCTCTTGCAGGAATAAGATATATGCACACCTTATTCACGTGAAAACCTCTGTTGGGGCATAACATTTTGGCACCTCTTCAAAGCCTATCCTAAACTCTTTTGAAGTAGCACTGTTGACTAATTATGGCAACCGAACAGGGAAAAGAGACAAGCCAAGACATTGTTTATTTAAAGGCTTGGGTGTGTTGATTTGCGGTTGAATAAAACCAAATGATTTGGTGAAACTGCCTCTGTCAAACACAAAGGCAGATGATTAGTCATCCCAGTTAATAATCATGTTTCCTGTATGGTTAGTCAGAACACGACAGGTTCACACAGGTACTCCAGGGAGGAGCCTGAGAGGCAACGATACTCCCAGGCCTTCCTTTGTCATGCAAAGACTTCAAAGCTCAGTCATTTTCCTCTACTATAAAGGTCAGGACATGATGTTAGTAGGTAATCATTGAACTGAGGTCTTTTCTTCTCTTTGTCACAGCCTCGACAGAACTTCTGGCTTCTAGGGATTTTCTTGGGGAAACTTTCAAGATCTTCAAGAAGCTTGTAGTGGGTCCCCTGGATGCCACCAATGGAACATCCAGCAGTGATGAAACAGTGGAACTAGATCATAtggtgacccctgaccctgtgACATCTGACCCGGAAGACCAGCTGCCCACCTTTGACCCAGAGGAGGGTAGCACAGATGAGACAGAGGGCAGCACTACAGAGGGCAGTATGAAACACCCCACTTCAGAACAAGACGATGAAGGGGAGCTGTTTGACGCCAACCTTAAACCTAACTTTAACCTCCGCCCCAGTCCAACTCCTCGCCCCAGTCCAACTCCTCGCCTCAGTCAAAGCGACACAGAGGACAATTATGAAAAGTACAACTATGATTCCAGTCCAAGTGAAAGACCTGATTCACCAGAGGAAGATGAAATGATCCTGGATACCGAAAGCCCCACAGTagagtttgtccccacagcagagtttgtccccacagcagagtttgtccccacagcagaggTTGTCCCCACAGCAGAGGTTGTCCCCACAGCAGAGGTTGTCCCACAGCAGAGGTTGTCCCCACAGTAGAGGTTGTCCCCACAGTagagtttgtccccacagcagaggTTGTCCCCACAGTAGAGGTTGTCCCCACAGCagagtttgtccccacagcagagtttgtccccacagcagagtttgtccccacagcagagtttgtccccacagcagagtttgtccccacagcagagtTTGTACCCACAGCagagtttgtccccacagcagaggTTGTCCCCACAGTAGAGTTTAAACCCACCACTGATTTTCCGATGGATTTGGAAGATGTTAACGCAATCCTTGAcgccaaccccaaccccagcaccagccccagTCCTTATCCAACTCATGACGCTAACCCCAGCACCAGTCCTTATCCAACTCATGATGCTAGCACCACAACAGAGCTAGAGGAGTTGGTGGACGATATATTCAGACCAAAGTTTGTCGCCAGCCCTAGTCGTGTACCGGATCCCAGCCCCAGCCATAGTCCCATCTCAGAGTTTGAAGAAGAAGACCTGTTACCTCTTAGCCTTGATCCAAGCTTTAGTACCACCTCCAGACCGAGCCAAAGTTCGGGGAGCAGCCATACACCTCGTTCTAAACTAACCAGTATGACAGGCTTGGAGGAAGGCGGGGCTGCAAAGATGAACACAGAGCTGGCCTTCACCTCAACCACCAGTTCTGCCGCACCTACAACAGTCAGGATGAATTCAGACATCGAAGGGTCAGGGTCGGGATTCCTGCCTCAGAGTAGCACCACAGTAGCAGCCCCTGCTGGCGAGGAGG
The Oncorhynchus masou masou isolate Uvic2021 unplaced genomic scaffold, UVic_Omas_1.1 unplaced_scaffold_3548, whole genome shotgun sequence DNA segment above includes these coding regions:
- the LOC135534545 gene encoding cell surface glycoprotein 1-like — encoded protein: MWTLLLGVILGLLAPVQSDPVPASTELLASRDFLGETFKIFKKLVVGPLDATNGTSSSDETVELDHMVTPDPVTSDPEDQLPTFDPEEGSTDETEGSTTEGSMKHPTSEQDDEGELFDANLKPNFNLRPSPTPRPSPTPRLSQSDTEDNYEKYNYDSSPSERPDSPEEDEMILDTESPTVEFVPTAEFVPTAEFVPTAEVVPTAEVVPTVEVVPTVEFVPTAEVVPTVEVVPTAEFVPTAEFVPTAEFVPTAEFVPTAEFVPTAEFVPTAEFVPTAEVVPTVEFKPTTDFPMDLEDVNAILDANPNPSTSPSPYPTHDANPSTSPYPTHDASTTTELEELVDDIFRPKFVASPSRVPDPSPSHSPISEFEEEDLLPLSLDPSFSTTSRPSQSSGSSHTPRSKLTSMTGLEEGGAAKMNTELAFTSTTSSAAPTTVRMNSDIEGSGSGFLPQSSTTVAAPAGEEDQTYNSLVDKPFIETKTRIQGSNRFALPREEPAVDASTVLHDAAAVKPTPSRQHDSYTSGWLIIVAFVAGVAVLVVICVAIGTRDRWNAPAQASEKKVANASSGDEKAERERRGFCLKRGQGENIHAGEYTVILLEDLPEKEPLD